The proteins below come from a single Streptomyces sp. B3I8 genomic window:
- a CDS encoding FtsX-like permease family protein, with protein MSTPNSQNSQNSQGDRNSQNSQGDRNSPGGPNSPGKPVGSNRPWRASVLGSQVAELLRRPGRSMATATSLLIAAFVVFGAVMAQQILSATVIARFHGTPDAVSLVVTSEGDQNLGDARLAAIRKVPGVAEAVGRIDDGSPLGGSAVERYLHLSADPGSGDLAGVRLTKGAYPSGPDRLAVNTQAAREYGLAPGSTLTLLRPDGDDSDRTRQVKVRVTGIVRSRATNDTDPTGYAPGPQLARLLGTTTYTRVDVRTDTGSAPADLTERIRTAVPGAEVRSGDDIRDEEAHEAVTDASDLLDMVTVFLVVAVGAAVLVAASTFRIVFARRVRQLALLRAIGATPRRLAAALVVEGAVIGLLAGTLGALAAWGCGRLAPALAGIFGRDLSAPAHFPLAEAVLTVLGTGLLAVFAVVSPSLSASRVSPLQALRSSATGDGGTGGLGRAALGLLCVAGAALLALQSYSGLPQPGDGEYDRLNGLTLVVASGALAFLALVVLGPRLVRPLLAAVAVPLRRVGAAGRLAVAGVGGAPGRAASVSVVVALGACLIGSTLTCLASLQAYDRYQQAVAAPADFSLTSRDEKPLDAKLVADLKKHPELADVTAFRTTEVVEGARTATLADLDLATVRSGVSLTARTGSLDHLAPGHVVVDADHAHSLGVAVGDRVTLMYKKRPVHLTVAATLPGEGPYGGNFFVPAGDLTRMGVAVAPTMVTADAAQDGPDGRAEARRAVTATLTGPERGDGRVVAESADGKDSQSEDLRTMATTVVLVLCLTVLVAVAGVATTASLTVAERTREFGLLRALGLGAGSVHRMVTAECALYGVLGGVLGLALGIPYSWLGVRTVETSAPFTLPTGSLAVVFTALVLVTATAGMVPALRAARTSPTVAAAE; from the coding sequence ATGAGTACACCGAACAGCCAGAACAGCCAGAACAGCCAGGGCGACCGAAACAGCCAGAACAGCCAGGGCGACCGAAACAGCCCCGGTGGCCCGAACAGCCCGGGCAAGCCGGTGGGTTCGAACCGGCCGTGGCGCGCGAGCGTCCTCGGCTCGCAGGTGGCGGAGCTCCTGAGACGGCCCGGCCGGTCCATGGCGACCGCGACCTCCCTGCTCATCGCGGCGTTCGTCGTCTTCGGGGCCGTCATGGCCCAGCAGATCCTCAGCGCCACCGTGATCGCACGGTTCCACGGAACTCCCGACGCCGTGTCGCTCGTGGTCACCTCCGAAGGCGACCAGAACCTCGGTGACGCGCGCCTCGCCGCGATCAGGAAGGTTCCCGGGGTCGCCGAGGCGGTGGGCCGCATCGACGACGGCTCCCCGCTGGGCGGCAGCGCCGTCGAGCGCTACCTCCACCTGTCGGCGGACCCCGGCAGCGGCGACCTCGCGGGCGTACGGCTCACCAAGGGCGCCTATCCCTCCGGCCCCGACCGGCTCGCCGTCAACACGCAGGCCGCCCGCGAGTACGGTCTCGCACCCGGATCCACCCTCACCCTGCTGCGGCCCGACGGCGACGACAGCGACCGCACCCGGCAGGTGAAGGTCCGCGTCACCGGCATCGTGCGCAGCAGGGCGACCAACGACACGGACCCGACCGGATACGCCCCCGGCCCGCAACTGGCCCGCCTGCTCGGCACGACGACTTACACCCGCGTCGACGTCCGCACCGACACCGGCTCCGCCCCGGCGGATCTCACCGAGCGGATCCGTACGGCGGTGCCCGGCGCCGAGGTGCGCTCCGGGGACGACATCCGGGACGAAGAGGCCCACGAGGCGGTGACGGATGCGAGCGACCTCCTGGACATGGTCACCGTCTTCCTCGTCGTCGCCGTCGGCGCGGCAGTCCTCGTCGCCGCCTCCACCTTCCGCATCGTCTTCGCCCGCCGCGTGCGCCAGCTCGCCCTGCTGCGCGCCATCGGAGCGACCCCGCGCCGGCTGGCCGCCGCCCTCGTCGTCGAGGGCGCGGTGATCGGCCTGCTGGCCGGCACGCTCGGCGCGCTGGCCGCCTGGGGCTGCGGACGGCTCGCCCCCGCGCTCGCCGGCATCTTCGGACGCGACCTCTCCGCGCCCGCCCACTTCCCCCTCGCCGAGGCCGTCCTCACCGTCCTCGGCACCGGTCTCCTCGCGGTGTTCGCGGTCGTGTCACCGTCCCTGTCCGCCTCGCGGGTCTCCCCGCTGCAGGCACTGCGCAGCTCGGCCACCGGTGACGGCGGAACCGGCGGCCTCGGCCGGGCCGCCCTCGGTCTGCTCTGCGTGGCGGGCGCCGCGCTGCTCGCCCTGCAGAGCTACAGCGGTCTGCCCCAGCCGGGCGACGGCGAGTACGACCGGTTGAACGGGCTGACCCTCGTGGTCGCCTCGGGGGCGCTGGCCTTCCTCGCCCTCGTCGTCCTCGGCCCCCGCCTCGTACGCCCCCTGCTGGCGGCCGTCGCCGTGCCGCTGCGCCGGGTCGGCGCGGCCGGCCGTCTGGCGGTCGCCGGGGTCGGCGGCGCACCCGGCCGGGCGGCCTCCGTCTCGGTCGTCGTGGCCCTCGGAGCCTGCCTGATCGGATCGACGCTGACCTGCCTGGCCTCCCTCCAGGCCTACGACCGGTACCAGCAGGCGGTGGCGGCACCCGCCGACTTCTCCCTGACGTCCCGGGACGAGAAGCCGCTGGACGCGAAGCTCGTCGCCGACCTCAAGAAGCACCCCGAGCTGGCGGATGTGACCGCCTTCCGCACCACCGAGGTCGTCGAGGGCGCCCGCACCGCGACCCTGGCCGACCTCGACCTCGCCACCGTGCGGTCCGGGGTGAGCCTGACCGCCCGCACCGGCTCCCTCGACCACCTCGCCCCCGGCCACGTCGTCGTCGACGCCGACCACGCCCACTCGCTCGGGGTGGCCGTGGGCGACCGCGTGACACTGATGTACAAGAAGCGGCCCGTGCACCTCACCGTGGCGGCGACACTGCCGGGAGAGGGCCCCTACGGCGGTAACTTCTTCGTCCCGGCCGGCGACCTGACCCGGATGGGAGTGGCCGTCGCCCCCACCATGGTCACCGCCGACGCCGCGCAGGACGGCCCTGACGGACGGGCCGAGGCACGGCGGGCCGTCACCGCCACGTTGACCGGCCCGGAACGCGGCGACGGCCGTGTCGTCGCCGAGAGCGCGGACGGCAAGGACAGCCAGTCCGAGGACCTGCGGACGATGGCCACGACGGTCGTCCTCGTCCTGTGCCTCACCGTCCTCGTGGCGGTCGCCGGAGTCGCCACCACTGCGAGCCTCACCGTCGCCGAACGCACGCGGGAGTTCGGCCTCCTGCGGGCGCTCGGGCTCGGCGCGGGGTCCGTGCACCGCATGGTCACGGCGGAGTGCGCCCTCTACGGCGTCCTCGGCGGCGTCCTCGGCCTGGCCCTCGGCATCCCGTACTCCTGGCTCGGGGTCCGCACCGTCGAGACCAGCGCCCCGTTCACCCTCCCCACGGGCAGCCTGGCAGTGGTCTTCACCGCCCTGGTCCTCGTCACGGCGACGGCCGGCATGGTCCCGGCCCTACGGGCAGCCCGCACGTCCCCGACGGTGGCGGCGGCGGAATAA
- a CDS encoding LysR family transcriptional regulator: MQFQQLHYFVTVAETRHFTRAADLVHVAQPSLSQQIKALERELGADLFLRARGNITLTDAGEALLPLARRILADAETARIEVQELVQLRSGRVRLGATPSVCTGLLPDVLRGFHDRYPGIRLLIEEGGSHDLVRELARGALDLALVVLPLPSPSPALTTVELLREDLVVVSSPDAPRPGGGRRAVRVAELEGERLVMFRHGYDLRELTVAACRAEGFEPDFAVEGGEMDAVLGFVRAGLGVAVVPRMVAARSGRGLRVTALAAPGLYRTIALAHRSDVAPPRAARELQRMLLER, encoded by the coding sequence ATGCAGTTCCAGCAGCTCCACTACTTCGTGACGGTCGCCGAGACCCGGCACTTCACCCGGGCCGCCGATCTCGTGCATGTGGCCCAGCCCTCGCTGTCGCAGCAGATCAAGGCGCTGGAGCGGGAGCTGGGGGCGGATCTGTTCCTGCGGGCGCGCGGCAACATCACGCTCACCGACGCGGGCGAGGCGCTGCTGCCGCTGGCCCGGCGGATCCTCGCCGACGCGGAGACCGCGCGGATCGAGGTGCAGGAGCTGGTCCAGCTCCGGTCCGGGCGGGTCCGGCTCGGCGCGACGCCCAGTGTGTGCACGGGGCTCCTGCCGGACGTGCTGCGCGGCTTCCACGACCGCTATCCGGGGATCAGACTGCTGATCGAGGAGGGCGGCTCGCACGACCTCGTACGGGAGCTGGCGCGCGGGGCGCTGGACCTGGCGCTGGTGGTGCTGCCGCTGCCGTCGCCGTCCCCGGCGCTGACGACGGTGGAGCTGCTGCGGGAGGACCTGGTGGTCGTCTCCTCCCCGGACGCGCCCCGGCCGGGCGGGGGCCGGCGTGCGGTGCGGGTCGCGGAGCTGGAGGGTGAGCGCCTGGTGATGTTCCGGCACGGGTACGACCTGCGGGAGCTGACGGTGGCGGCGTGCCGGGCGGAGGGGTTCGAGCCGGACTTCGCGGTGGAGGGGGGCGAGATGGACGCGGTGCTGGGGTTCGTGCGGGCGGGGTTGGGAGTGGCCGTCGTGCCGCGGATGGTGGCGGCGCGGTCGGGGCGGGGGTTGCGGGTGACGGCGTTGGCCGCGCCGGGGTTGTACCGGACGATCGCGCTGGCGCACCGGAGTGATGTGGCTCCGCCGCGGGCCGCGCGGGAGTTGCAGAGGATGTTGTTGGAGAGGTGA